A single region of the Vagococcus teuberi genome encodes:
- the def gene encoding peptide deformylase, which produces MITMDDIIREGHPTLREVAKEVELPLSEEDIELGKRMQEFLKNSQDPELAEKYKLRGGVGLAAPQLNISKRIIAIEIPSQSEEDTEPLLSTVMYNPKIVSHSVQQAALEEGEGCLSVDRPVPGYVIRNARITVTYHDINGEEHKIRLKNYMAIVVQHEIDHINGIMFYDHINEEHPNYAPDDVIFIQ; this is translated from the coding sequence GGCATCCTACCCTTCGTGAAGTTGCCAAAGAAGTTGAGTTACCTTTATCAGAAGAAGATATTGAACTAGGTAAACGTATGCAAGAGTTTCTAAAAAACAGTCAAGACCCAGAACTTGCAGAAAAGTACAAACTGCGTGGTGGTGTTGGACTTGCCGCACCACAATTAAATATTTCAAAACGCATTATTGCAATTGAAATTCCTAGTCAGTCAGAAGAAGATACTGAACCACTTTTAAGCACTGTCATGTATAATCCCAAAATAGTAAGTCACTCAGTTCAACAAGCCGCTCTTGAAGAAGGAGAAGGTTGTTTATCTGTTGACAGACCCGTACCAGGTTACGTTATTAGGAACGCACGAATTACAGTTACTTATCATGATATAAATGGTGAAGAACATAAAATTCGTTTGAAAAATTATATGGCCATTGTGGTACAACATGAGATTGATCATATCAATGGTATTATGTTCTACGATCATATTAATGAAGAACATCCAAATTATGCACCAGATGATGTTATTTTTATCCAATAA
- a CDS encoding formate/nitrite transporter family protein, which produces MAQHSELMAKLDASIEKKDELIQKHFGKYAMRSILATLYLSLGSAIAIGLGLKFTDPAAGKALYAMAFGLGLALIIFLNAELGTSNMMYMTVATYRKKLAPSRALKILLVCVLFNLIGALVIAYMLSLTGSFKGLPADNFLTHLVEGKFEKGILQTLIEGIFANVIVNLAVLMSMKLKDDVGRLFGIILVIFIFTFLGFEHVIANFIYFPLAYFSSGGVIAGMTVGAVATNLIFTFIGNFIGGGLVIGLTYSWLNKDESVDYLD; this is translated from the coding sequence ATGGCACAACATTCAGAATTGATGGCCAAACTAGATGCGTCCATCGAAAAAAAAGATGAATTAATCCAAAAACATTTTGGGAAATACGCGATGCGTTCGATATTAGCAACACTATATCTGAGCTTAGGATCAGCGATTGCAATAGGATTAGGATTGAAATTTACAGACCCAGCAGCGGGAAAAGCTTTATACGCGATGGCATTTGGTTTGGGATTAGCTTTAATCATTTTTCTTAATGCAGAACTTGGAACATCTAACATGATGTATATGACAGTTGCGACTTACCGAAAGAAATTAGCACCAAGTCGTGCGTTAAAAATATTGCTAGTTTGTGTGCTGTTTAATTTAATCGGTGCACTCGTTATTGCTTATATGTTATCTCTTACAGGATCTTTTAAAGGATTACCAGCAGATAATTTTTTAACGCATCTGGTTGAGGGGAAATTTGAAAAGGGAATCCTTCAAACATTAATAGAAGGGATTTTTGCCAATGTGATTGTTAACCTGGCTGTTTTGATGTCGATGAAATTAAAAGATGATGTGGGTCGATTATTTGGTATCATTCTAGTTATTTTTATTTTTACCTTCTTAGGATTCGAGCACGTTATCGCCAATTTTATTTACTTCCCATTAGCATATTTTTCATCAGGCGGGGTAATTGCTGGAATGACGGTTGGTGCAGTAGCGACCAATTTGATTTTTACTTTCATTGGTAACTTTATTGGTGGAGGATTGGTTATTGGGTTAACTTATTCTTGGTTGAACAAAGATGAATCTGTTGACTATTTAGATTAA